In one Pseudomonas sp. SCA2728.1_7 genomic region, the following are encoded:
- a CDS encoding DUF1656 domain-containing protein: MPIDFEIGGVYLPPIAQALLLAIPIFMLLDWGLRRLGVLRLVWHEALFEGALYACVCATLILLMGA, from the coding sequence TTGCCCATTGATTTCGAGATTGGCGGTGTCTACCTGCCGCCCATTGCCCAGGCGTTGCTGTTGGCCATACCGATATTCATGCTGCTCGACTGGGGGTTACGGCGTCTGGGTGTGCTGCGTCTGGTCTGGCATGAAGCGCTGTTCGAAGGCGCTTTGTATGCCTGCGTCTGTGCCACGCTGATTTTGCTGATGGGAGCCTGA
- a CDS encoding FUSC family protein, with product MQALFNYFRAVIHPGQAALLFALRTIVAGLLTLYLAFLFDLDQPKWSIMAVVIVSQPLAGMALARSFGQVIGTTLGAAVAVLIMAIFPQAPLPFITTLALWLALCTAGGTLLRYTSSQAFVLSGYTAVVVALLAIPDQDGTFLLAVTRVTETLLAVACVCVVSLLTARPQAVAKGYFAKVDQVIKLAASHAAAVLRTEESEADFQRRQMQLLGEISALEGLRRHLYFDAPRLRSANHLVLLLGNQLMLLTSRLTALRHQRELLTERWEGDLPLDIQRLRADELALLDQLAEQGRSLPEPTRHRFITLQQQFEALAYQAEQLTEDMSATLRSLAWALRWEQARLLQQLEQILELSDAIQEGREASCLYRGQVSPLHLDFTLASMNAIRAFTALLVAGLIWIETAWDGARGGMILVGILCSLMATFPRPLMAAQSYARGLGLALVVSALYQFMLVPAISDFELLALLLAPLLYVIAIGLASPATAGIGMGLGLSSFLMLGPQNVGTGQNTAIQWFEFAGAYVSAAMLALIVYAWIFPFRPAWRLRRLYNEAREQVYALSKTPATDEQQFAFESRMVDRLTSMLGLLPAVNNRAMQQLYEISLACVALGVAMHQLRQQAQNNALLTDAFIQRLASAVRKTGRFVAGRQDVELAPLMTTLHTLGDELDELHVASHEHVWSLFRMRVALLIVVSFLQRHGDAIQHSVPEGEAALAH from the coding sequence ATGCAAGCCCTGTTCAATTATTTCCGAGCCGTGATCCACCCCGGTCAGGCCGCCTTGCTGTTTGCCCTGCGAACCATCGTGGCGGGCTTGCTGACGCTGTACCTGGCGTTCTTGTTCGATCTCGATCAGCCGAAGTGGTCGATCATGGCAGTGGTCATTGTCAGCCAGCCGTTGGCCGGGATGGCGCTGGCACGCAGCTTCGGTCAGGTGATCGGCACGACCCTCGGGGCGGCGGTGGCGGTATTGATCATGGCGATCTTTCCTCAGGCACCGCTGCCATTCATTACCACCCTGGCCCTGTGGCTGGCGCTGTGCACCGCCGGCGGCACGCTACTGCGCTACACCAGCTCGCAAGCCTTTGTGCTCAGTGGTTATACCGCTGTAGTCGTGGCGTTGCTGGCGATTCCGGATCAGGATGGCACCTTTTTACTGGCGGTTACCCGCGTCACCGAAACCTTGCTGGCCGTGGCCTGCGTATGCGTAGTCAGCCTGTTGACGGCACGCCCGCAAGCGGTGGCCAAGGGATATTTCGCCAAAGTCGATCAAGTCATCAAACTGGCCGCCAGTCACGCTGCGGCGGTCCTTCGCACGGAAGAAAGCGAGGCCGATTTCCAGCGTCGGCAAATGCAATTGCTCGGTGAGATCAGTGCCCTCGAAGGCCTGCGCCGGCACTTGTATTTCGATGCACCACGATTACGCAGCGCCAACCATCTGGTACTGCTGTTGGGCAACCAGCTGATGTTGTTGACCTCGCGATTGACCGCGCTACGCCATCAGCGCGAACTGCTCACCGAGCGCTGGGAAGGTGATCTGCCATTGGACATCCAGCGCCTGCGTGCGGACGAACTGGCGCTTCTTGATCAGTTGGCCGAGCAGGGGCGATCGCTGCCCGAGCCCACACGTCACCGGTTTATCACGCTGCAGCAACAGTTCGAGGCGCTGGCTTATCAGGCCGAACAACTGACTGAAGACATGAGCGCCACGTTGCGTTCACTGGCCTGGGCGTTGCGCTGGGAGCAGGCGCGGCTGTTGCAGCAACTGGAACAGATCCTCGAATTGAGCGATGCCATCCAGGAAGGGCGCGAGGCCAGTTGCCTCTATCGCGGTCAGGTCAGCCCGCTGCATCTGGATTTCACCCTGGCGTCGATGAACGCGATTCGTGCCTTCACCGCGTTGCTGGTGGCCGGGTTGATCTGGATCGAAACCGCTTGGGACGGCGCACGGGGCGGGATGATTCTGGTGGGAATTCTCTGTTCGCTGATGGCGACGTTTCCGCGTCCCCTCATGGCCGCACAGAGTTATGCCCGAGGCTTGGGGCTGGCGCTGGTGGTCTCGGCGCTCTATCAATTCATGCTGGTGCCGGCGATCAGTGATTTCGAGCTGTTGGCATTGCTGCTGGCGCCGCTGCTGTATGTGATCGCAATCGGTCTGGCCAGTCCGGCGACGGCGGGCATCGGCATGGGGTTGGGGTTGTCGAGTTTCCTCATGCTCGGCCCGCAGAATGTCGGGACCGGGCAGAACACCGCGATTCAATGGTTCGAATTTGCCGGAGCCTACGTCAGTGCGGCCATGCTTGCCCTGATCGTTTACGCGTGGATTTTCCCGTTTCGCCCGGCGTGGCGCCTTCGCCGCTTGTACAACGAAGCGCGCGAGCAGGTGTATGCACTGAGCAAAACCCCGGCGACCGATGAACAACAGTTTGCCTTTGAAAGCCGCATGGTCGATCGCCTGACCAGCATGCTCGGCCTGCTGCCAGCGGTGAACAACCGGGCCATGCAGCAACTCTATGAAATCAGCCTCGCTTGCGTGGCACTCGGTGTGGCAATGCACCAGTTGCGGCAGCAGGCGCAAAACAATGCGCTGCTGACGGACGCCTTCATTCAGCGTCTGGCATCGGCCGTGCGCAAGACCGGGCGCTTTGTCGCCGGGCGGCAGGATGTCGAACTGGCGCCATTGATGACCACGCTGCATACATTGGGCGATGAACTGGATGAACTGCACGTCGCCAGCCATGAGCATGTCTGGTCGCTGTTTCGTATGCGTGTGGCCCTGTTGATCGTCGTGTCATTTCTACAACGCCACGGTGACGCTATCCAGCACTCTGTTCCGGAAGGAGAAGCAGCCCTTGCCCATTGA
- a CDS encoding tetratricopeptide repeat protein, giving the protein MPQSRRYLLISLGLVLVVVVAWLSVRSTVPVIPDAIKHGYSEALDAARKGQPGAARQLYQQLGRPDISVKRRVWLHGELPNYPSPQALKLADTDLQNEAAAVRLAAIKSVVGLVPGGQRSLLLGPMLEDDDQTVRFAAINALLGLTPDELGLYFAPLQQAIDGWEQTLKAQPESATNYAQLARLHIHNAELKEAQVALDNTLRLEPGNLQALVMQIDVLDRQGQTDAARQLLVKQLKAQPDSAYLQHALGLWLLHHDQREYALLGLSKAVELEPDNKDYRYDLATTLHSAEELEAAQNQLQEIVQRHPADRKARVLLINYWKESGQLQNVQILLAQLEQLNPDDPALQQGL; this is encoded by the coding sequence ATGCCTCAGTCTCGCCGCTACCTGCTTATCAGCCTGGGCCTTGTGCTTGTCGTCGTCGTGGCCTGGCTGTCGGTGCGCAGCACCGTCCCGGTCATACCCGATGCAATCAAGCACGGTTATAGCGAAGCGCTCGATGCTGCCCGCAAGGGTCAACCGGGCGCGGCGCGTCAGTTGTATCAGCAACTGGGCCGCCCGGACATTTCGGTCAAACGCCGCGTGTGGCTGCATGGCGAGCTGCCTAACTACCCGAGTCCACAGGCGTTGAAACTGGCCGACACCGACCTGCAGAACGAAGCCGCCGCCGTGCGGCTGGCGGCGATCAAAAGCGTGGTGGGCCTGGTGCCGGGCGGGCAACGCAGCCTGTTGCTCGGGCCGATGCTCGAGGATGACGACCAAACCGTGCGCTTTGCCGCGATCAACGCCCTGCTCGGCTTGACGCCGGATGAACTGGGTCTGTATTTCGCGCCGTTGCAACAAGCGATCGACGGCTGGGAACAAACGCTCAAGGCGCAGCCGGAAAGCGCCACGAACTACGCGCAACTGGCCCGACTGCATATCCATAACGCCGAGCTGAAAGAGGCACAGGTCGCGCTCGACAATACCCTGCGCCTGGAACCCGGCAATCTGCAGGCGCTGGTGATGCAGATCGATGTTCTCGATCGCCAGGGCCAGACCGACGCCGCCCGGCAACTGCTGGTCAAGCAGCTCAAAGCACAACCCGATTCTGCTTACCTGCAACATGCCTTGGGTCTCTGGCTGTTGCATCACGATCAGCGCGAATACGCCCTGCTCGGTTTGTCCAAAGCCGTCGAGCTGGAACCCGACAACAAGGATTATCGCTACGACCTCGCCACCACCCTGCACAGCGCCGAAGAACTGGAAGCGGCGCAAAACCAGTTGCAGGAAATCGTTCAGCGTCACCCCGCTGACCGCAAGGCGCGGGTGTTGCTGATCAACTACTGGAAAGAGAGCGGCCAATTGCAGAACGTGCAGATTCTGTTGGCGCAGCTGGAACAGCTCAACCCGGATGATCCGGCCTTGCAGCAGGGTCTCTGA
- a CDS encoding ATPase domain-containing protein → MSTSNELISAKAATGIVGLDDILAGGLSRGHVFLLEGEPGTGKTTVALHFLLAGAKAGERSLYITLSETERELRQGALSHGWTLDDNIKIFELTPPESLLNAEHQQSLLYSSDLELGEATKQIFEAVERFKPTRVVLDSLSEIRLLAQSSLRYRRQILAIKHYFVRYNATVLLLDDLTTESLDKTVHSVAHGVIRLEELTPNYGAERRRVRVVKYRGQKYRGGFHDFTIMGDGVHVFPRLVAAEHRGDYARLQLSSGIPEMDALLGGGIETGSSTLILGPAGTGKSLISMIFAAAAVLRGEKAALFIFDEELGLLFERMKNIGIDLKALQATGNLLIEQVDAAELSPGEFSHRVRRCVDEGQIKTVVIDSINGYQAAMPEENALVLHMHELLLYLNRKGAATFMTVAQHGLVGDMQAPVDITYLADTVILLRYFEALGKVRRAISIIKKRTGSHESTIREYRISTQGMTIGEPLEAFQGVLRGVPTYLGASNPLLQEEHL, encoded by the coding sequence TTGTCTACTTCTAACGAGTTGATCAGTGCGAAAGCCGCTACCGGCATTGTGGGTCTGGATGACATCCTCGCCGGTGGTCTGTCTCGCGGTCATGTTTTTTTGCTGGAGGGTGAACCCGGTACCGGCAAAACCACGGTCGCTTTGCATTTTCTCTTGGCCGGCGCGAAAGCCGGCGAGCGCTCGTTGTACATCACGCTCTCGGAAACCGAGCGCGAATTAAGGCAAGGGGCGTTGTCCCACGGTTGGACGCTGGATGACAACATCAAGATCTTCGAGCTGACGCCCCCGGAAAGCCTGCTCAATGCTGAACACCAGCAGAGCCTGCTGTACTCCTCCGACCTGGAACTGGGCGAAGCCACCAAGCAGATTTTCGAAGCGGTCGAACGCTTCAAACCTACGCGTGTGGTGCTCGACAGCTTGTCCGAGATCCGTTTGCTGGCGCAGAGTTCGTTGCGTTATCGCCGACAGATTCTGGCGATCAAGCATTACTTCGTGCGTTATAACGCCACCGTACTGCTGCTCGACGACCTGACCACCGAGTCCCTCGACAAAACCGTGCACAGCGTGGCCCACGGGGTGATTCGTCTTGAAGAACTGACACCCAACTACGGCGCCGAGCGCCGACGCGTGCGGGTGGTCAAGTACCGTGGCCAGAAGTATCGCGGTGGTTTCCATGACTTCACCATCATGGGCGATGGCGTGCATGTGTTCCCACGGCTGGTGGCGGCTGAACATCGCGGCGACTATGCGCGTTTGCAGCTGTCCAGCGGCATCCCGGAAATGGACGCCCTGCTCGGCGGCGGCATCGAAACCGGCTCCAGTACGCTGATTCTCGGCCCTGCCGGTACCGGTAAATCGCTGATCTCGATGATCTTCGCCGCCGCTGCGGTACTACGCGGGGAAAAAGCCGCGCTGTTTATCTTCGATGAAGAACTCGGCCTGCTGTTCGAACGCATGAAAAACATCGGCATCGACCTCAAGGCGCTGCAAGCCACCGGTAATCTGTTGATCGAACAGGTCGACGCCGCCGAACTGTCGCCGGGCGAGTTCTCTCATCGCGTGCGGCGCTGCGTCGATGAAGGTCAAATCAAAACCGTGGTCATCGACAGCATCAACGGCTATCAGGCGGCAATGCCGGAAGAAAACGCGCTGGTGCTACACATGCACGAACTGTTGCTGTACCTGAACCGCAAAGGTGCGGCGACCTTCATGACCGTTGCCCAACATGGTCTGGTTGGCGACATGCAAGCGCCGGTCGACATTACTTATCTGGCTGACACGGTGATTCTGTTGCGCTACTTCGAAGCACTGGGCAAAGTCCGCCGCGCGATCTCGATCATCAAGAAACGCACCGGCAGCCACGAATCGACCATTCGTGAATACCGCATTTCCACCCAAGGCATGACCATCGGTGAACCACTGGAAGCCTTTCAGGGCGTACTGCGTGGCGTCCCCACCTACCTCGGCGCGAGTAACCCGCTGTTGCAGGAAGAGCACTTGTGA
- a CDS encoding ATP-binding protein, translating to MTVQVPLAERALILAPVGRDSQIALMILKEAGYGGVVTPDLGSLCTELEQGAGLVLVAAEALRGPELEVLFRHLEQQPAWSDLPIVLLTHHGGQEQGPSSRLSDLLGNVTFLERPFHPATLVSMVSAALRGRRRQYEARDRLIDLSESERRLQSTLETLEQQVEERTAQLRHNEEALRQSQKMEAVGQLTGGIAHDFNNMLTGIIGSLELLRRRLARGRTDDLDSLIDLGVTSANRAAGLTHRLLAFSRRQSLDSKAVQMNTLVLSMGELLQRSLNESIQLDMRLNDKLWVAEADPNQLESALLNLVINARDAMPDGGKLVVETSNQVLKREFTEAYSNLEPGDYVMLSVTDNGSGMPQSVINRAFDPFFTTKPIGQGTGLGLSMIYGFSKQSRGHVSIDSEIDEGTTVRLYLPRFRGEELASPAPDVQQLPDALDGETVLIVEDDPAVRVLVCAVLGELGYAFVEAWDADSAVPILNSTQRIDLLISDVGLPGMNGRQLAEVGRQYRPGLKVLFITGYAEHAAVRGGFLDSGMQMITKPFTFDLLTAKVREMIKS from the coding sequence GTGACGGTTCAAGTGCCGCTGGCCGAACGGGCGCTGATTCTGGCGCCCGTGGGTCGCGACAGCCAGATTGCGCTGATGATCCTCAAAGAGGCCGGCTACGGCGGAGTCGTCACGCCCGATCTGGGGTCGCTGTGCACGGAGCTCGAGCAAGGCGCCGGTCTGGTGCTGGTCGCCGCGGAAGCCTTGCGCGGGCCGGAACTGGAAGTGCTGTTCCGGCATCTGGAACAGCAACCTGCGTGGTCGGATCTGCCGATTGTGCTGTTGACCCATCACGGCGGCCAGGAACAAGGCCCCTCCTCGCGCCTGAGCGATCTGCTGGGCAACGTGACATTTCTTGAGCGACCGTTTCATCCGGCGACACTGGTCAGTATGGTCTCGGCCGCACTGCGCGGCCGACGACGACAGTACGAGGCCCGCGACCGGCTGATCGACTTGAGCGAAAGCGAACGGCGCCTGCAATCGACCTTGGAAACCCTTGAGCAACAAGTCGAGGAGCGTACCGCGCAACTGCGCCACAACGAAGAAGCACTGCGTCAGTCGCAGAAAATGGAAGCGGTCGGCCAACTCACCGGCGGCATCGCCCACGACTTCAACAACATGCTCACCGGCATCATCGGCAGCCTTGAGTTGCTGCGTCGACGTCTGGCCCGTGGGCGCACGGATGACCTCGACAGTCTGATTGATCTAGGGGTGACCTCGGCCAACCGCGCTGCCGGTCTGACCCATCGTTTGCTGGCGTTTTCACGCCGCCAGTCGCTCGACTCCAAAGCCGTGCAGATGAACACGCTGGTGCTGTCCATGGGTGAGTTGCTGCAACGCAGCCTCAACGAAAGCATTCAACTGGACATGCGCCTCAACGACAAATTATGGGTGGCCGAGGCCGATCCCAATCAACTGGAAAGCGCCCTGCTCAACCTGGTGATCAATGCCCGCGACGCCATGCCCGACGGCGGCAAACTGGTGGTCGAGACCAGCAATCAAGTGCTCAAACGTGAATTCACTGAAGCCTACAGCAACCTCGAACCCGGTGATTACGTGATGCTCAGTGTCACCGACAACGGCAGCGGCATGCCGCAAAGTGTCATCAACCGTGCGTTCGATCCTTTCTTCACCACCAAACCGATCGGCCAGGGCACGGGGCTGGGTCTGTCGATGATCTACGGTTTCAGCAAGCAGTCCCGTGGCCATGTCTCGATCGACAGCGAAATCGATGAAGGCACCACGGTCAGGCTTTATCTGCCGCGCTTTCGCGGTGAGGAACTGGCTAGCCCTGCCCCCGATGTTCAACAACTGCCAGATGCACTGGACGGCGAAACCGTGCTGATCGTCGAAGATGACCCGGCCGTACGCGTGCTGGTCTGCGCGGTACTTGGTGAGCTGGGTTATGCCTTTGTCGAAGCCTGGGATGCCGACAGCGCCGTGCCGATTCTGAACTCGACGCAGCGCATTGATCTGCTGATCAGCGATGTCGGCCTGCCGGGCATGAACGGCCGGCAACTGGCGGAAGTCGGCCGTCAATATCGGCCAGGTCTGAAGGTGTTGTTTATCACCGGATACGCCGAACACGCGGCGGTACGTGGCGGCTTCCTCGATTCAGGGATGCAGATGATCACCAAACCGTTCACTTTTGACCTGTTGACCGCCAAGGTGCGGGAGATGATCAAAAGCTGA
- a CDS encoding response regulator, producing MSVDAQDVVLVVEDEPVILMVLTDYLSGQGYRVLQAENGEQAFEILASKPHLDMLITDFRLPGGISGVQIAEPAVKLRPDLKVIFISGYPQEIRETGSPITRKAPILEKPFDLDVLQEKIQELLA from the coding sequence ATGAGCGTAGATGCACAAGATGTAGTACTCGTCGTCGAGGACGAACCGGTTATCTTGATGGTCCTGACGGATTACTTGTCAGGGCAGGGGTATCGCGTGTTGCAGGCGGAAAACGGCGAGCAGGCGTTCGAGATTCTTGCGAGCAAGCCGCATCTGGACATGTTGATCACCGATTTCCGTCTGCCGGGCGGGATCTCCGGCGTGCAGATCGCTGAACCGGCGGTGAAATTACGCCCGGACCTGAAGGTGATTTTCATCAGCGGTTATCCGCAGGAAATCCGCGAAACCGGTAGCCCGATCACGCGCAAGGCGCCGATCCTGGAAAAGCCGTTCGACCTGGATGTGTTGCAGGAAAAGATTCAGGAATTGCTTGCCTGA
- a CDS encoding hybrid sensor histidine kinase/response regulator: MLSNIQAKLLIVDDLPENLLALEALIKREDRTVYKALSADEALSLLLQHEFAMAILDVQMPGMNGFELAELMRGTEKTKNIPIIFVSAAGRELNYAFKGYESGAVDFLHKPLDIHAVKSKVNVFVDLYRQSKAMKQQLEALEQARREQEALLQQLQSTQLELEQAVRMRDDFMSIVAHEVRTPLNGLILETQLRKMHLARDNAAAFTLDKMHAMVDRDERQIKSLIRLIEDMLDVSRIRTGKLSIRPSRFDLVQLVSNLLQNFAAQIEAAETEVSFTAPAPVEGNWDEFRIEQVVTNLLTNALRYGGRSPIQVRVYREGNEARVEVQDRGIGISQENQKRIFQQFERVSAKTVVAGLGLGLFISEQIIAAHGGSIVVESEINEGALFRVCLPIQENGTSDATSD; encoded by the coding sequence ATGCTGAGTAATATCCAAGCCAAACTGCTGATCGTCGACGATCTGCCGGAGAACCTGCTGGCACTCGAAGCGCTGATCAAGCGTGAAGACCGTACTGTCTACAAAGCGTTGTCGGCGGACGAAGCACTGTCGTTGCTGCTGCAACACGAGTTCGCCATGGCCATCCTCGACGTGCAGATGCCGGGCATGAACGGCTTCGAGCTCGCCGAGTTGATGCGCGGCACCGAGAAAACCAAGAACATCCCGATCATTTTCGTCAGCGCCGCCGGCCGTGAACTCAATTATGCGTTCAAGGGTTACGAGAGCGGGGCGGTGGACTTTCTGCACAAACCGCTGGATATCCATGCGGTGAAGAGCAAGGTCAATGTCTTCGTCGATCTGTACCGCCAGAGCAAGGCGATGAAGCAACAGCTCGAAGCGCTGGAACAGGCTCGACGCGAGCAGGAAGCGCTGCTGCAACAACTGCAGAGCACTCAGCTGGAATTGGAGCAGGCAGTGCGCATGCGCGACGACTTCATGTCCATCGTCGCTCACGAAGTGCGTACGCCGCTCAACGGCCTGATCCTCGAAACCCAGTTGCGCAAGATGCACCTGGCCCGAGATAACGCCGCGGCGTTCACCCTCGACAAGATGCACGCCATGGTCGACCGCGATGAGCGGCAGATCAAAAGCCTGATCCGCCTGATCGAAGACATGCTCGACGTTTCACGCATTCGTACCGGCAAGTTGTCGATCCGCCCGAGTCGTTTCGATCTGGTGCAACTGGTGAGCAACCTGCTGCAAAACTTCGCGGCACAGATCGAAGCCGCTGAAACCGAAGTGTCGTTCACCGCGCCAGCGCCGGTGGAAGGCAACTGGGACGAGTTCCGCATCGAGCAGGTGGTCACCAACTTGCTGACCAACGCCCTGCGCTACGGCGGTCGCAGCCCGATTCAGGTGCGGGTTTACCGTGAAGGTAATGAGGCTCGGGTCGAGGTGCAGGACCGTGGCATCGGCATCAGCCAAGAGAACCAGAAGCGTATTTTCCAACAGTTCGAACGGGTTTCCGCCAAGACGGTAGTGGCCGGGCTCGGGCTGGGTCTGTTCATTTCCGAACAGATCATCGCCGCCCATGGCGGCTCCATCGTCGTCGAGAGTGAAATCAACGAAGGCGCCCTGTTTCGCGTTTGTCTGCCAATTCAGGAAAACGGCACATCCGACGCAACCTCTGATTGA
- a CDS encoding chemotaxis protein CheB, with translation MNEAVDLPRVEAIVVGASAGGVEALLALLGPLRQGFVLPIIVVLHLPEERRSQLAEVFARRLMLPVEEATDKQDIAPGTVYFATPGYHLSVEQDRSLSLSLEDRVHYSRPSIDYLFESAADAYGSSLAAVLLTGANHDGARGLAQVKRCGGLTIVQDPEEAQVATMPQAALNIQQPDHVLPIHGIGRLLVELERIAC, from the coding sequence ATGAACGAGGCCGTGGATTTACCTCGCGTCGAGGCGATTGTGGTCGGTGCTTCCGCCGGTGGCGTTGAGGCTTTGCTCGCGCTGCTCGGGCCGCTGCGCCAAGGCTTCGTGCTGCCGATCATCGTCGTGCTGCACCTGCCCGAAGAGCGCCGCAGTCAATTGGCTGAGGTGTTTGCCCGGCGCCTGATGCTGCCGGTGGAAGAGGCGACGGACAAGCAGGACATCGCTCCCGGGACGGTTTATTTCGCCACGCCGGGTTATCACCTGTCGGTGGAGCAGGATCGCAGCCTGTCGCTGAGTCTTGAGGACCGCGTGCATTATTCCCGGCCTTCGATCGACTACCTGTTTGAATCGGCCGCCGACGCGTACGGTTCATCACTGGCCGCTGTCCTGCTGACCGGCGCCAATCACGATGGCGCGCGCGGGCTGGCGCAGGTCAAACGCTGTGGCGGATTGACCATTGTCCAGGATCCCGAAGAGGCGCAAGTCGCCACCATGCCCCAGGCTGCACTGAACATTCAGCAGCCGGATCATGTCCTACCCATTCACGGCATCGGCCGTCTGCTTGTCGAGCTGGAACGAATCGCATGCTGA
- a CDS encoding protein-glutamate O-methyltransferase CheR has translation MESSTPAERNSEIELRLLIEAIYLKYSYDFRDYSGASIKRRVQHALSQFECATISALQEKVLHDPTAFMQLLQLLTIPVSEMFRDPSHFLAIRREVVPLLRTYPSIKIWIAGCSTGEEVYSMAILLREEGLLDRTIIYATDINPRSLDKAKQGIFSMENVRAYTANYQQAGGQRSFADYYTAAYGYAIFDKSLCENVTFADHSLATDSVFSETQLISCRNVLIYFNKKLQDRAFGLFHESLCHRGFLVLGSKETLDFSSYANQFEALVKQERIYRKT, from the coding sequence GTGGAAAGCAGTACGCCAGCCGAACGAAACAGTGAAATCGAACTGCGCTTGTTGATCGAGGCGATTTACCTCAAGTACAGCTACGATTTTCGCGATTACTCCGGCGCTTCGATCAAGCGCCGGGTGCAGCACGCGCTGAGCCAGTTCGAGTGCGCGACCATTTCCGCATTGCAGGAAAAGGTTCTGCACGATCCGACGGCGTTCATGCAGTTGCTGCAATTGCTGACGATCCCGGTCAGCGAAATGTTTCGTGACCCGTCGCACTTCCTCGCCATTCGCAGGGAAGTGGTGCCGTTGCTGCGCACGTATCCGTCGATCAAGATCTGGATCGCCGGGTGCAGCACGGGCGAGGAGGTCTATTCGATGGCGATTCTGCTGCGCGAAGAAGGCCTGCTCGATCGCACGATCATCTATGCCACCGACATCAACCCGCGCTCGCTGGACAAGGCCAAGCAGGGGATTTTTTCGATGGAGAATGTTCGCGCGTACACCGCCAACTATCAGCAGGCCGGTGGTCAGCGCTCGTTTGCCGACTACTACACGGCAGCGTACGGTTACGCGATTTTCGACAAGAGCCTGTGCGAAAACGTGACCTTCGCCGACCACAGTCTGGCGACCGACAGTGTGTTCTCCGAAACCCAGTTGATTTCCTGCCGCAACGTGCTGATCTACTTCAACAAGAAGCTGCAGGATCGGGCGTTTGGCTTGTTCCATGAATCGCTTTGCCATCGTGGCTTTCTGGTGCTCGGCAGTAAAGAGACGCTGGATTTTTCCAGCTATGCCAACCAGTTCGAAGCGCTGGTGAAACAAGAACGGATCTACCGCAAAACATGA
- a CDS encoding response regulator, producing MSATPSTILVVEDDNIVRMLIVDVLEELEFEVLEADGSEQALQVLKDATKHIDLMMTDVGLPGMDGRQLATEARKLRPALPILFASGYAESIDVPAGMHVIGKPFSIDQLRDKVKAVLDQNT from the coding sequence ATGTCTGCCACCCCATCCACCATCCTGGTCGTAGAAGACGACAACATCGTGCGCATGCTGATTGTCGATGTGCTCGAGGAGCTGGAGTTCGAGGTGCTCGAAGCTGACGGCAGCGAACAGGCTCTGCAGGTTCTCAAGGACGCCACCAAACACATTGACCTGATGATGACCGACGTCGGTCTGCCGGGCATGGATGGCCGCCAACTGGCGACCGAAGCACGCAAACTGCGCCCCGCCCTGCCGATCCTGTTCGCCAGTGGTTACGCAGAATCGATTGATGTTCCGGCGGGCATGCACGTTATCGGCAAGCCGTTCTCGATCGATCAACTGCGCGACAAGGTCAAGGCTGTTCTCGACCAGAACACCTGA